The DNA segment CGACATCGACCTCGTCGAGATCAACGAGGCCTTCGCCGCCGTGGTGCTCCGCTACGTCAAGGAGATGGGGCTCTCGCTCGACCGGGTGAACGTGAACGGCGGCGCGATCGCCCTGGGCCACCCGCTCGGCGCCACCGGCGCCATGATCCTCGGCACCCTCGTCGACGAGCTGGAGCGCCAGGACAAGCGCTACGGGCTGGCCACCCTCTGCGTCGGCGGCGGCATGGGCGTCGCCACCGTCGTCGAGCGCCTGTGACCCGGACACCGAGCCCGCCCCGCCCCGAGCGGTGTCGCCCGACCTCCCGCCCCACCCTCACGGAGAAAGCCAGATGAGCGAGTCAGCAATGCCCGCAGAGCCGTCCCCGTCCGCAGCGGCGCCCGCACCCCCGGAGCACCCGGCCGTGCGCTGGGAACAGGACGACACCGGCGTGGTCACCCTCGTCCTCGACGACCCCGGCCAGTCCGCCAACACCATGAACGAGGTCTTCATCACCTCGCTCTCCGCCGTCGCCGACCGGCTGGAGGCCGAACGGGACAGCGTGCGGGGCATCGTCGTCACCTCCGCCAAGAAGACCTTCTTCGCCGGCGGGGACCTGCGCGACCTGCTGGCGGTGCGGCCCGAGGACGTCCAGGAAGCGTTCGAGGGGAGCATGCGCGTCAAGCGCGACCTGCGCCGCATCGAGACCCTCGGCAAGCCGGTCGTCGCCGCGCTGGGCGGCGCGGCCCTGGGCGGCGGCTACGAGATCGCCCTCGCCTGCCACCACCGCATCGCGCTCGACGCGCCCGGCTCGCGGATCGGCCTGCCGGAGGTCACCCTCGGCCTGCTGCCCGCGGGCGGCGGCGTGGTGCGCACGGTGCGCCTGCTCGGCATCGCCGACGCGCTGCTCAAGGTGCTCATCCAGGGCAACCGGCACAGCCCCCGAAAGGCCCTGGAAGCCGGTCTGGTGCACGAGGTCGCCGCCACCCGCGAGGAGATGCTCGCCAAGGCCCGCGCCTTCATCGACGCCCACCCGGAGTCGCAGCAGCCCTGGGACACCCCCGGGTACCGCATCCCCGGCGGTACCCCCGCGCAGCCCAAGTTCGCCGCGAACCTCCCCGCGTTCCCCGCCAACCTGCGCAAGCAGACCGGCGGCGCCCCCTATCCGGCGCCGCGGGCGATCCTGGCCGCCGCCGTCGAGGGCGCCCAGGTCGACTTCGCGACGGCCGAGACGATCGAGGCCCGCTACTTCGCGGGCCTGGTCACCGGCCAGACCGCGAAGAACATGATCCAGGCCTTCTTCTTCGACCTCCAGGCCGTCAACTCCGGCGCGAGCAGGCCCTCGGGCATCGAGCCGGCCACGGTACGGAAGGTCGCGGTCCTCGGCGCCGGCATGATGGGCGCGGGAATCGCCTACGCCTGCGCGCGGGCCGGCATCGACGTCGTCCTCAAGGACGTCGCCGCCGAGACCGCGGCGCGGGGCAAGGGCTACTCGGAGAAGCTGTGCGCCAAGGCCGTCGAACGGGGCCGCACCACCCAGGAGAAGGCCGACGCGCTGCTCGCCCGGATCACCCCCACGGCCGACCCCCAGGACGTCGCCGGGTGCGACGCCGTGATCGAGGCGGTGTTCGAGGACCCCGCGCTCAAGCACAAGGTGTTCCAGGAGATCCAGGGCATCGTCGAGCCCGACGCGCTGCTCTGCTCCAACACCTCCACGCTGCCCATCGGCCTGCTGGCCGAGGGCGTGCAGCGGCCCGCCGACTTCATCGGGCTGCACTTCTTCTCGCCCGTCGACAAGATGCCGCTGGTCGAGATCATCAGGGGCGAGCGGACCTCTAAGGGCGCGGTGGCCCGCGCCTTCGACCTGGTCCGGCAGATCAACAAGACCCCCATCGTGGTCCACGACTCCCGCGGCTTCTTCACTTCGCGCGTCATCGGGCAGTTCATCAACGAGGGCGTGGCCATGGTCGGCGAGGGCATCGAGCCCGCCTCCGTCGAGCAGGCAGCGGCCCAGGCCGGCTACCCGGCCAAGGTGCTCTCCCTGATGGACGAGCTCACCCTCACCCTGCCCCGCAGGATCCGCGACGAGTCCCGGCGCGCCGTCGAGGACGCCGGCGGCGCCTGGCAGCCGCACCCCGCCGAGGCGGTCATCGACCGGATGGTCGACGAGTTCGGCCGTCCGGGCAGGAGCGGAGGCGCCGGCTTCTACGACTACGAGGACGGCCGCCGCGCCCGGCTCTGGCCTGGCCTGCGCGAGCACTTCACCCGTACCGGAGACGATGCCCCCGAGGTGCCGTTCCACGACATGCAGGAGCGGATGCTCTTCTCCGAGGCGCTGGACACCGTGCGGCTGCTGGAGGAGGGCGTGCTGACCTCGGTGGCCGACGCGAACATCGGCTCGATCCTGGGCATCGGCTTCCCCGGCTGGACCGGTGGAGTGCTCCAGTACATCAACGGCTACGAGGGCGGGCCCGCCGGTTTCGTGGCCCGTGCCAGGGAGCTGGCGGAGCGGTACGGCGAGCGGTTCGCGCCGCCGGCGCTGCTGGTGGAGAAGGCCGAGCGGGGGGAGCGCTTCAGCGACTCGCGGTAACCCCCGCTTCCCCGCGCCCTCCGGGCGGGGCGGCCCCGGCACGGTGCCCTCCGGGCGGGGGCGGCCCAGGTGCCCCCGGGGGGGGCGGCTGTATGTGGGGCTGCGCCTCGGCTGCCCAGGGGGGCTGTGTCGATGTGCGGCTCCGCCGCGTGGGCGCGCTCAGCTACGACGTGACCGTCGGGTCGTCACCGTCCCGAGGGGGCTGGCCCTGCCGTGTCCGGACCACCGGCCGGTGGGTGGTTGCTCGCGCCCACGCGGCGGAGCCGCATATGCAGTCCAGCACCCTTTCAGGGCGCCACCGTCCGGGAGGGCTGTTTCGGTCGTGTCCGGATCGTCCGCCGGTGGTGGTTGCTCGCGCAGTTCCCCGCGCCCCTACCGAGGGCCGGGGGCGCCCCTCACGTCTCCTTCAGCCACTCCCGGACCTCCTGCTGGAGCGAGCGCTGAAACGCCGTCACCAGCGCCTGCACCACCAGCGGCTGCATGTGCGCCGACAGCGACCGCACCGCCGCCGCCCGCTCGGGGTCCGTCCCGCTGTCCGGCCGCGGCTCGCCCACCTCGTCCCTGAGCAGCCGGGACAGTGCCGCGGCCGCGGCACGGCTGTGCTCCAGCAGCACGGCGCGGGCCGCGAGGATCGTCTCGTGCGCGATCGGCACGTCCAGCAACTGCAGGCCCAGGCCCAGCAGCCCCCGGTCCACCCGGAACGACTCCTGCTCCCCGGACCGTGCGATCACCTCGAAGGCCGCGAGCCGCTGGAGATCACCGTCGGTGAGGGCGCGCCCGGCGCGGCGTTCCAGCTCCGCGCGTGACATCTCCTCCGCCCCCTCGGGCGCCCAGGACGCCACCAGAGCGCGGTGGATCGCCAGGTCGTGGGCGCTGAGGTCGGCCGGCAGCCGCTCCAGGTAGCGCTCGATGGCGGCCAGCGTCATCCCCTGGTGCTGGAGCTCCTCGATCAGCGCAAGCCGCGACAGGTGCTCCTGCCCGTACCGGCCGACCCTGCGTGGGCCTATCACCGGCGGCGGCAGCAGGCCACGGGTGCTGTAGAAGCGCACGGTGCGCACGGTGACACCCGCGCGCGCCGCCAGCTCGTCGACCGTCAGCGTCGGCTGCTGTGCCTCGGTGGTCACGACGGCCTGCCCTCCTTCCCGGTGTGCGGCGAGCGTTGCCCGGCGATCCGGTGCAACAGTATTGCTGTCTCACCAGTAATGTGAATGCTCCATACAGGCCTCTGACCAGCATGTGAGAACTCCCGTCGTGTGATCGGCGCCACCGCGCGCGGCGCGGTCACCCGGAAGGGCGCCCCCGTCGGTCCTGCCGTCCGAAGGGGCGCCACGCCATGTCAGGCGCGTCGTGCCGGTGTGCCACCGGCCCTGGCACACCCCCACACGGACGATCCCCGGCGCGCGGAACCGGCGCACCAGAAAGTGAAAGCCCCCCTTGAGCGAGAACCCCGAAGACCCCGGGCCAGACGCGGACACGGACCGCTCCGGGGACATGGCAGCAGCGGTCACCCGTGTCGAGG comes from the Streptomyces sp. TS71-3 genome and includes:
- a CDS encoding MerR family transcriptional regulator, which encodes MTTEAQQPTLTVDELAARAGVTVRTVRFYSTRGLLPPPVIGPRRVGRYGQEHLSRLALIEELQHQGMTLAAIERYLERLPADLSAHDLAIHRALVASWAPEGAEEMSRAELERRAGRALTDGDLQRLAAFEVIARSGEQESFRVDRGLLGLGLQLLDVPIAHETILAARAVLLEHSRAAAAALSRLLRDEVGEPRPDSGTDPERAAAVRSLSAHMQPLVVQALVTAFQRSLQQEVREWLKET
- a CDS encoding 3-hydroxyacyl-CoA dehydrogenase NAD-binding domain-containing protein, which produces MPAEPSPSAAAPAPPEHPAVRWEQDDTGVVTLVLDDPGQSANTMNEVFITSLSAVADRLEAERDSVRGIVVTSAKKTFFAGGDLRDLLAVRPEDVQEAFEGSMRVKRDLRRIETLGKPVVAALGGAALGGGYEIALACHHRIALDAPGSRIGLPEVTLGLLPAGGGVVRTVRLLGIADALLKVLIQGNRHSPRKALEAGLVHEVAATREEMLAKARAFIDAHPESQQPWDTPGYRIPGGTPAQPKFAANLPAFPANLRKQTGGAPYPAPRAILAAAVEGAQVDFATAETIEARYFAGLVTGQTAKNMIQAFFFDLQAVNSGASRPSGIEPATVRKVAVLGAGMMGAGIAYACARAGIDVVLKDVAAETAARGKGYSEKLCAKAVERGRTTQEKADALLARITPTADPQDVAGCDAVIEAVFEDPALKHKVFQEIQGIVEPDALLCSNTSTLPIGLLAEGVQRPADFIGLHFFSPVDKMPLVEIIRGERTSKGAVARAFDLVRQINKTPIVVHDSRGFFTSRVIGQFINEGVAMVGEGIEPASVEQAAAQAGYPAKVLSLMDELTLTLPRRIRDESRRAVEDAGGAWQPHPAEAVIDRMVDEFGRPGRSGGAGFYDYEDGRRARLWPGLREHFTRTGDDAPEVPFHDMQERMLFSEALDTVRLLEEGVLTSVADANIGSILGIGFPGWTGGVLQYINGYEGGPAGFVARARELAERYGERFAPPALLVEKAERGERFSDSR